Proteins from one Cicer arietinum cultivar CDC Frontier isolate Library 1 chromosome 3, Cicar.CDCFrontier_v2.0, whole genome shotgun sequence genomic window:
- the LOC101492295 gene encoding auxin-responsive protein SAUR32-like has protein sequence MLGKSFKQVPQTYHGRHVGHTKGCIAIKVGHGEDQQRFTVPLNYLNHPLFVKLLKEAEEEYGFAQQGTIIIPCQVEDFKDIQHIIHADNKLLQHQHPLVGCFRA, from the coding sequence ATGTTAGGCAAAAGCTTTAAACAAGTTCCACAAACATACCATGGAAGACATGTTGGGCACACAAAAGGGTGTATTGCAATAAAGGTGGGTCATGGAGAAGATCAACAAAGATTTACAGTACCATTGAATTACCTGAATCACCCACTTTTTGTTAAGCTACTTAAGGAGGCAGAGGAAGAGTATGGTTTTGCTCAACAAGGAACTATAATTATCCCTTGTCAAGTTGAGGACTTTAAGGACATTCAACACATTATTCATGCCGACAATAAGTTACTCCAACAC